From a region of the Acidobacteriota bacterium genome:
- a CDS encoding pathogenicity locus, producing MAFARDDLRSIPGVGESLARDLRDLGYSSPADLAGEDPERMYRRLCELRGGPVDRCVLYVFRCAVYYASSEAPDPELLKWWRWKDRPEAPG from the coding sequence ATGGCCTTCGCGCGGGACGATCTCCGTTCGATTCCCGGAGTCGGGGAGAGCCTCGCCCGCGACCTTCGCGACCTCGGTTACTCCTCCCCAGCCGATCTCGCCGGTGAGGATCCGGAGCGGATGTACCGCCGGCTCTGCGAGCTGCGGGGCGGGCCGGTCGACCGCTGCGTGCTGTACGTCTTTCGCTGCGCCGTCTACTACGCGAGCAGCGAGGCGCCGGATCCGGAACTCCTGAAATGGTGGCGGTGGAAGGACCGCCCGGAGGCGCCGGGGTGA